One Deinococcus sp. LM3 genomic region harbors:
- a CDS encoding deoxynucleoside kinase encodes MYLAISGNIGSGKSTLTRMLADRYGLRPVYEPYADNPYLEDFYRDMRQYSFHSQVYFLSRRLEQHLNLVTGARYVIQDRTVFEDANIFARNLFESGQMAQRDWDTYLSLYEGVLSALRVPDLLIHIDASLPTLKRRIAQRGREYEQAIPEAYLGGLNRLYDSWVTGFDACPVVRVPGDQLDFVADPQAFEWVCARVQANGFGLPLLR; translated from the coding sequence ATGTACCTCGCGATCTCCGGGAACATCGGCAGCGGCAAGAGCACCCTGACGCGCATGCTGGCCGACCGCTACGGCCTGCGCCCCGTGTACGAACCGTACGCCGACAACCCCTACCTGGAAGACTTCTACCGCGACATGCGGCAGTACTCGTTCCACTCGCAGGTGTACTTCCTGTCCCGGCGCCTGGAGCAGCACCTGAACCTCGTGACCGGCGCCCGCTACGTCATTCAGGACCGCACGGTGTTCGAGGACGCCAACATCTTCGCGCGCAACCTGTTCGAGAGCGGGCAGATGGCGCAGCGCGACTGGGACACCTACCTCAGCCTGTACGAGGGCGTGCTGAGCGCCCTGCGCGTCCCGGACCTGCTGATCCACATTGACGCCAGCCTGCCCACCCTGAAACGCCGCATCGCGCAGCGCGGCCGCGAGTACGAGCAGGCCATCCCCGAGGCGTACCTGGGCGGCCTGAACCGCCTGTACGACAGCTGGGTGACCGGCTTCGACGCCTGCCCGGTCGTGCGGGTTCCCGGCGATCAGCTGGACTTCGTGGCCGACCCGCAGGCCTTCGAATGGGTGTGCGCCCGCGTGCAGGCCAACGGCTTCGGCCTGCCGCTGCTGCGCTGA
- a CDS encoding deoxynucleoside kinase, translating into MYVVVEGPIGVGKTSLAGRLAARHGAELNLEIVEENPFLAKFYEQPEAFSFQVQAFFLLSRFKQLSALWQPGLYKGSVVSDYLFDKDFIFASMNLRDAEFALYEDLYSHLSPRLPTPDLVVYLRADTDELLRRIALRGRPFEQDMQAAYLADLTSRYDEYFRTYPHPHVIIDAAGIDFVNNPDHEQDLMDRIDSALRDTQAAD; encoded by the coding sequence ATGTACGTTGTCGTCGAAGGGCCCATCGGGGTCGGGAAAACAAGCCTCGCCGGGCGCCTCGCCGCGCGTCACGGCGCCGAACTGAACCTGGAGATCGTCGAGGAGAACCCCTTCCTGGCGAAATTCTACGAGCAGCCCGAAGCGTTCTCGTTTCAGGTGCAGGCGTTCTTTCTGCTGTCGCGCTTCAAGCAGCTCTCGGCGCTGTGGCAGCCGGGCCTGTACAAGGGCAGCGTGGTCAGCGATTACCTGTTCGACAAGGACTTCATCTTCGCGTCCATGAACCTGCGCGACGCCGAGTTCGCGCTGTACGAGGACCTGTACTCGCACCTGTCGCCGCGCCTGCCCACCCCGGACCTCGTGGTGTACCTGCGCGCTGACACCGACGAACTGCTGCGCCGCATCGCGCTGCGCGGCCGTCCGTTCGAGCAGGACATGCAGGCCGCGTACCTCGCGGACCTGACCAGCCGGTACGACGAGTACTTCCGCACGTACCCGCACCCGCACGTGATCATCGACGCGGCCGGCATCGACTTCGTGAACAACCCGGACCACGAGCAGGACCTGATGGACCGCATCGACAGTGCCCTGCGCGACACGCAGGCGGCCGACTGA